A genomic window from Candidatus Pelagisphaera phototrophica includes:
- a CDS encoding DUF1501 domain-containing protein: MDQFQSFCDQLNRRQFIKRASVGLGVAALGGSMTPLVAAAQPGLHHAAKAKRVIFLFMAGAPSQLDLFDYKPGLEKLHGQSLPPEISRGQRVTTMTRGKKQEICASIFKFAPQGESGLVMSELLPHLSKHADDICMIKSTHTEAINHDPAKTFFCTGSEMPGRASMGSWLSYGLGTLNRDLPDFVVLSSAFWSGKTNVQALYSRLWGTGFLPGKHQGIAFQSVGDPVLFLSNPKGVDRKARNKMLDFVSKVNAEQKLVTGDPEIQTSIAQQEMAFRMQASVPELTDLTQESEETLGMYGPEVHQSGSFARNCLLARRMAERDVRFIQLFHRGWDHHRQLPLHMRGQARDIDQPISGLLTDLKQRGLLEDTLVVFAGEFGRTTFAQNLAPGDRGNYGRDHHPRCFTTWMAGGGIKGGISYGKTDDFCYNVVKNPVHVRDLHATIFHQLGIDHNKLIFPHQGLDQKLTGVEKAHVVNDILA; encoded by the coding sequence ATGGATCAATTTCAATCATTTTGTGACCAACTCAATCGACGGCAATTCATCAAGCGGGCCTCAGTTGGCTTGGGCGTCGCTGCACTGGGCGGATCGATGACTCCCCTCGTCGCCGCCGCTCAGCCAGGTCTACATCATGCGGCCAAGGCAAAGCGGGTTATTTTCCTCTTCATGGCCGGAGCGCCTAGTCAGCTTGACCTATTCGATTACAAGCCCGGTTTGGAAAAACTGCACGGACAGTCACTTCCACCAGAAATCAGTCGTGGCCAACGGGTCACTACAATGACTCGTGGCAAGAAACAAGAAATCTGCGCTTCGATTTTCAAGTTCGCGCCACAAGGGGAAAGCGGATTGGTAATGAGCGAGCTTCTACCGCACCTGTCTAAACATGCAGATGATATTTGCATGATCAAATCCACTCATACGGAGGCGATCAATCACGACCCAGCCAAGACATTTTTCTGTACCGGATCTGAGATGCCAGGCAGGGCGAGCATGGGATCGTGGCTTAGTTATGGACTTGGAACCTTAAATCGTGATCTGCCGGATTTTGTGGTTTTGTCGTCCGCCTTTTGGTCCGGAAAGACGAATGTTCAAGCGCTTTACAGCCGCCTTTGGGGCACCGGTTTTCTTCCCGGCAAGCATCAGGGCATTGCGTTCCAATCGGTCGGTGATCCCGTGTTATTTCTTTCGAATCCCAAAGGCGTCGATCGAAAGGCTCGCAACAAAATGCTCGATTTTGTTAGCAAAGTAAACGCTGAGCAGAAACTGGTTACCGGAGATCCGGAAATCCAAACATCCATTGCGCAGCAGGAAATGGCTTTCCGTATGCAAGCCTCTGTGCCTGAGCTTACCGACCTGACTCAAGAAAGTGAGGAAACGCTAGGCATGTACGGCCCTGAAGTACATCAGTCCGGATCTTTCGCACGCAATTGTTTGCTAGCCCGCCGTATGGCGGAGAGGGATGTACGTTTCATTCAACTTTTCCATCGCGGGTGGGATCACCACAGACAGCTTCCTCTGCATATGCGAGGGCAGGCTCGCGACATTGATCAGCCGATATCTGGATTGCTAACTGACCTAAAGCAAAGAGGCTTGCTAGAAGATACTCTGGTCGTGTTTGCCGGTGAATTTGGTCGTACGACCTTTGCCCAAAACCTCGCCCCAGGCGACAGAGGAAACTACGGTCGCGACCATCATCCACGTTGCTTCACAACTTGGATGGCCGGCGGTGGAATCAAAGGCGGAATCAGCTACGGTAAGACGGACGATTTCTGCTATAACGTCGTCAAAAACCCGGTACATGTCCGCGATCTGCATGCCACCATTTTCCACCAACTAGGAATCGACCACAATAAACTGATATTCCCCCACCAAGGTCTCGACCAGAAACTGACCGGCGTAGAGAAGGCTCATGTCGTCAATGACATTCTCGCGTGA
- a CDS encoding DUF3050 domain-containing protein: MKKITEEDVSGAVERLNGHPLYKSLKELGDLRMFMEHHVFSVWDFMSLAKSLQEIVAPVRQPWMPGEDGALRRFINELILEEECDEGPNHGEYRSHFEIYMNSMSEVGADVEPCRRFLRSVVNEGLDMALELPCVPDPSRAFTRATFDIIRSKEPHKIAAAFALGRESIIPDMFREILSKAEVPEDSIPTFHYYLNRHVELDEGQHGPMAMRLLNSLCGGEECKVREAIHAAEQAIEARIKLWDGILVSIERDACVGT; encoded by the coding sequence GTGAAAAAAATCACAGAAGAAGATGTATCTGGTGCGGTAGAGCGTCTCAACGGTCACCCGCTTTACAAATCCCTTAAGGAATTGGGTGACTTAAGAATGTTCATGGAGCATCATGTTTTTTCAGTTTGGGATTTCATGTCTCTAGCGAAAAGCCTGCAAGAGATCGTAGCACCGGTGCGTCAACCCTGGATGCCGGGAGAGGATGGGGCCCTGCGTCGATTCATTAATGAACTAATACTCGAGGAGGAGTGTGACGAAGGACCGAACCACGGGGAGTATCGTAGCCACTTTGAGATTTACATGAATTCGATGTCAGAGGTGGGCGCTGATGTGGAACCATGTAGACGTTTCCTACGTTCGGTCGTCAATGAGGGGTTGGACATGGCATTGGAGTTACCCTGCGTGCCAGATCCTTCGAGAGCATTTACACGCGCGACGTTCGATATCATTAGGTCGAAAGAGCCTCACAAAATAGCGGCGGCTTTCGCGCTAGGACGAGAGAGCATCATACCTGACATGTTTCGCGAGATACTGAGTAAAGCGGAAGTGCCGGAGGATTCGATTCCGACGTTTCATTACTATCTGAATAGGCATGTGGAGCTAGATGAGGGGCAGCACGGTCCGATGGCGATGCGTCTGTTGAACAGCCTATGTGGCGGTGAGGAATGTAAGGTACGTGAGGCGATTCATGCTGCCGAGCAAGCTATTGAAGCGAGAATCAAACTTTGGGATGGCATTCTTGTGTCTATCGAAAGGGATGCATGCGTGGGAACGTAA